A stretch of the Ornithodoros turicata isolate Travis chromosome 4, ASM3712646v1, whole genome shotgun sequence genome encodes the following:
- the LOC135392776 gene encoding isochorismatase domain-containing protein 2-like, translating into MACNVGRLSVKKTAIFLCDMQEKFRNTIKYFPEIVSVSQRLLITGKTLGMPVTVTEQYPKGLGHTVPELGLGDYPDVKPIAKTQFSMVTEEVAQQLDDRNLDSVVLCGIEAHVCIQNTALNLLEQGFNVHVVVDACSSRTMVDRMFAFERMKASGAWLTTSESVILGLLGGSHHPKFKELQKYIMESAPDSGLLDYRKPF; encoded by the exons ATGGCGTGCAACGTCGGTCGGCTTTCGGTCAAAAAGACCGCAATCTTTCTCTGCGACATGCAAGAGAAGTTTCGAAACACTATCAAGTATTTCCCGGAGATTGTGAGCGTTTCGCAGAGGCTTTTGATAACGGGAAAAACGCTTGGCATGCCGGTCACAGTGACGGAACAGTACCCAAAAG GTCTCGGACACACCGTGCCTGAACTAGGCCTCGGCGACTACCCGGACGTGAAGCCGATAGCCAAAACACAGTTTTCTATGGTCACAGAAGAGGTTGCTCAGCAACTCGACGACCGTAACTTGGACTCTGTTGTTCTTTGCGGAATCGAGGCACACGTCTGTATACAGAACACAGCTCTCAACCTCCTAGAACAAGGGTTCAACGTGCACGTAGTTGTTGATGCCTGCTCTTCACGGACCATGGTTGACAG AATGTTTGCGTTTGAGCGAATGAAAGCAAGTGGCGCATGGCTTACGACGAGCGAGAGTGTGATACTAGGACTACTTGGAGGATCCCACCACCCAAAGTTCAAGGAATTGCAAAAATACATCATGGAATCTGCACCCGACAGTGGATTGTTGGACTACAGAAAGCCCTTCTAA